From the genome of Thermotoga sp.:
CCCCAGCTTTTCAGCAATTATGTCCAGCTTCAGTTCGCCTGGCTTCAAGGTGATCTTCTTTCTCTTTTTCTTCTCAACGACTTCCTTTTCTATCTCCTCATCGCTCTCTTTCTTCGGTTTCGATAGCTGCTTGGGCCTCCTTTCCCTGTCCTCTTCCAGTAAATCTATGATGATGTTTGCAATCTCCTCATCCACAAAACTCATGTGACTTTTCACGTTGACTCCAAGTTCCTCCAGCTCCTGAAGGAGCTCCTTTGGGGACATGTTGAGCTTTCTTGCTAGCTCGTAGACTCTCAACCTGGCCACTTCTATCACCTCACCTCGTCTATTTTACCACCTTTTCTATCGCCTCTATTAGACTGTCCTCTTCTAGGCCTATCACAGAAACACCGGGTTTGTCCAGTAGTCTTCCCAGCTCCTCCTTGGTGAACATGATGATGTAGGGAACGTTTTTGTTCTCGCACCGCACAATGGTATCTCTCTTTGTCCTGTCACTGGCGTCTTCTGCTATGATGATGAGTTTCTTCTTCCTTGGAGCCCTTATGTACGCTCTGATACGCTCTTTTCCAAAGACAACTTTCCTCGCTCTCACAGCGAATCCAATGTAACTGTAAACCTTCTTTTCTATCTGATCGTTCATGCCATCACCTCATGCGAGATATCAGGTACAGAATGAGGGATATCACCACACTGATGATCAAACTCGTCATCAACGGGAAATAGAAGATGAAGTTCTTTCGTCTTATCACTATATCTCCGGGAAGTTTTCCAAAAAACGGGATCTTCTCGAACAGAACGAGTAAAACACCAAAAACCACCAGGACCAGTCCCATGAGGATCAAGATCTTTCCGATCCCCTGGAACATCTTCATTCCTCCTTCTTGAAATGATCAAACGGAACTTTTATCATTTCTCCCTCCTGATCCGAGAAAAGTGTTACTGTTTTCAAAAACACGTTTACATTGACCACTTTATAACGCTTTCCCTCGTACGTTATGGTACTTCCCTCGTCAGGAATCCCTTTCAGTTCCTTCTCGTAGAAATCGTACTCGTAAATGAGACAACAGAGCAGTCTT
Proteins encoded in this window:
- a CDS encoding L7Ae/L30e/S12e/Gadd45 family ribosomal protein; its protein translation is MNDQIEKKVYSYIGFAVRARKVVFGKERIRAYIRAPRKKKLIIIAEDASDRTKRDTIVRCENKNVPYIIMFTKEELGRLLDKPGVSVIGLEEDSLIEAIEKVVK
- a CDS encoding DUF2905 domain-containing protein; translation: MFQGIGKILILMGLVLVVFGVLLVLFEKIPFFGKLPGDIVIRRKNFIFYFPLMTSLIISVVISLILYLISRMR